CACCATCTACGGCAGTGAATGGAAAACCGATCCGGACGTTCCGGCCGGCGTGCCCCTCATCGCCGACATGTCCTCCAACTTCATGAGCAAACCCATCGACGTGCTGAAATATGACCTCATCTACGCCGGCGCCCAGAAGAATGTGGGCCCATCCGGAACAGCAGTCGTGATCATCAAAAAGAGCCTGCTGGAAAAAGCAATCCCTGGCGCCCCCTCCATGCTGGATTACAATCTGATGGCCAAAAACGGCTCCATGTTCAACACACCCGCCACCTTCACCATCTATATGATCGGCCTGGTGCTGAAGTGGATCGAAGACTTCGGCGGACTCGCTAAGATCGAGCAGAACAACATCGTCAAGGCCAAATACATCTACGACGCCATCGACGCCTCCGAAGGCTATTACAAAGGCACCGTGGAAAAGGAAGACCGTTCCCTGATGAACATCACCTTCCGTCTCGCGAGCGAGGAGCTGGAAGCCATGTTCATCGCGGAAGCCAAAAAGAACGGCATGATCGGGCTCAAGGGACACCGCAACGTTGGCGGCTGCCGCGCCAGCACCTACAATTCCCTGCCCCTGCCCGCCGCCCACGCTTTGGGTGAATTCATGACCGAATTCGCCAAGAAGCACGGTTGATAATAAAGACAACACATAATGTATGCAAGGCGGGAGAAAAAGCCTCCCGCCTTGTTTAAAGCAGATCCGGGAGTGATATGTCCATAATGAACCTCTTGCTGCGCGGCGGCATACTGATGTATGTCCTGGTGGTGGTGTCCATCGCCGTGCTGGCCATCGTTCTGGAAAAGTACCGTCAGGTTTCCCGCCTCCGCAGAGCCAACGAAAAGCTCCGCTATTACCTGTCTCAGCAGGACAAGCTTGACAATATCCGTGCCGTTTTGCGCATCCATGGGCCAAACAGTCCCCTGGGCATGATGCTGGACAAGCTTTACAACTCACAGACGGATGATTTCAGGCTGATAGAAAACAGCATGGAATCCACCGCCAATCTCGAGCTGCGCAAGCTGGAAAAAGGCATGGGATGGTTGGCTACCCTTTCCGCGATCGCGCCCCTGATCGGCTTTCTGGGCACTGTGATGGGCATGGTCAGCGTGTTCATGAACATCCAGGGCCAGGGCCAGAACAGCGTGGACATTAACACCCTTGCCGGCGGCATCTGGGAAGCGCTGCTCACCACGGTTGGCGGTCTGGTGGTGGGCATTCCGGCCATCATTTTCCACAACGACTTGGTGGAGCACATGACCAACATCGCCAAGGATATGCAAAACCAGGCCATCGAACATGAGATCAGGTATAAAAAAGCCCTGGAAAAGGAAGCGCAGCGGCCATGAAACTTGAAATCTCGCGCCAGAAAATCAGCAGCACCGTGCTTATCTCCATGACCGACGTTATCTTCCTGCTGCTGATCTTCCTGCTCATCGCCTCAAATTTCGCCGCTCAGACGGGACTGCCTTTCAAGCTGCCGGGATCGGTTTCCCAGGAACGCCAGACGCGCCAGGTTCTGCATATACAGTATTTGAATGAGAAAAACATCGTCTTTCTGGACAAATCATACAACCTGGACACGCTGGGAGAAGCTCTGAAAAGCGAATTCAGCAATCCAGAACAGGTTGTGCGCCTGTCCGCGGAGAAAACAACGCCCCTGCAGAGCGTCATCAACCTGATGGACGTGGTGCGGGGAGCCGGTTTCGAGCGGGTGTTCGTTGCCACGGAACCCGTGACTGGTCCATGATCTCATTTCGCGCAGGCAACCACCGTTCTCTGGCGTTATCACTGCTGATACACGCCCTGCTTCTGGTGATGCTAACCATGTATATTATCAAGCCCATGCAAGCGCCGCGCTGGTATGAGTTCGAGCTGGCGCCGCCGGAATTGCATCCTGACGCGGTGGTTACCACTCCAGGCCCCGGAGCGTCCCAACCCCTGATCCAGACTGAAACCGGGAGGACCACTACCACCAAACCCACCCAGACCAAACCGCAAACCAGCCAGCCTGAAAAACCGGCCGTGGCCTCTGAGCAACCCCAAGCTCCCGCGCGCAGCGAACTTCTTGAAACACCTGCCATTACAACAACCATCCCAGCCAAACCGACCGCCCTTCCCACTAATCCACTAAATCCCCTGCGCGGAATACCCACAAACCGCCCTGGCAGCACAGCTCCCGGGGGTAGTGTAAACTATTCCCTCGGCGGAGGAGGGGTGCGTTTTCAGTTGCCAGACGACTATAAACACAATTTGGGCGCCGCAGGCAGGGTCGTTATCACTTTCAGGCTTGACCAAAATGCCCGTCCCATCATGAGTAGCGTGGAAA
The Candidatus Cloacimonadota bacterium DNA segment above includes these coding regions:
- the serC gene encoding 3-phosphoserine/phosphohydroxythreonine transaminase, producing MERVHNFNAGPAVLPEEVLREAQADLFNYKGMGLSVMEMSHRSKEYQAIIDETNAAVKRIYGLGDDHEVLFLQGGASLQFLMVPMNFAFEGKEANFINTGVWSKKAIAEAKMLGKTVHEAASSADRNFCYIPKTWQLSANPAYLHITTNNTIYGSEWKTDPDVPAGVPLIADMSSNFMSKPIDVLKYDLIYAGAQKNVGPSGTAVVIIKKSLLEKAIPGAPSMLDYNLMAKNGSMFNTPATFTIYMIGLVLKWIEDFGGLAKIEQNNIVKAKYIYDAIDASEGYYKGTVEKEDRSLMNITFRLASEELEAMFIAEAKKNGMIGLKGHRNVGGCRASTYNSLPLPAAHALGEFMTEFAKKHG
- a CDS encoding MotA/TolQ/ExbB proton channel family protein codes for the protein MYVLVVVSIAVLAIVLEKYRQVSRLRRANEKLRYYLSQQDKLDNIRAVLRIHGPNSPLGMMLDKLYNSQTDDFRLIENSMESTANLELRKLEKGMGWLATLSAIAPLIGFLGTVMGMVSVFMNIQGQGQNSVDINTLAGGIWEALLTTVGGLVVGIPAIIFHNDLVEHMTNIAKDMQNQAIEHEIRYKKALEKEAQRP
- a CDS encoding biopolymer transporter ExbD, with amino-acid sequence MKLEISRQKISSTVLISMTDVIFLLLIFLLIASNFAAQTGLPFKLPGSVSQERQTRQVLHIQYLNEKNIVFLDKSYNLDTLGEALKSEFSNPEQVVRLSAEKTTPLQSVINLMDVVRGAGFERVFVATEPVTGP